The Myxococcaceae bacterium JPH2 genome contains a region encoding:
- a CDS encoding hydroxymethylglutaryl-CoA reductase, degradative, with amino-acid sequence MSEVLDDGLPESSPDTPSSRLPGFHRRGVDERWRELARRGHVSLEELRVLRGWEASSFDVVNQMIENAVGVFSLPLGLGLNLTVNGRDHVVPMAVEEPSVVAAVSFAAKVVRQAGGFTAEADDSTMIAQVQLTRYGSAEVARSRVLAAREPLLALANSFHPSLQRRGGGARDVQVRILPAPEGPQGEPLFIVHLLVDTQEAMGANLINTMAEGVAPLIEQLTGGRVFVRILSNLADQRLARASCRIPLEALADFDLPGEAIAEGILQASRFAEADPYRAATHNKGVMNGIDAVAIATGQDWRAIEAGAHAYACRMGRYGPLSRWTLEQGHLVGRIELPLALGLVGGPIRIHPGAQLGLKLLRVSSVRELAMVFASVGLAQNFAAVRALGSVGIQKGHMALHARCVAVTAGARGPDVEKVARLLVERGSVKVDTAREILASFPELAAP; translated from the coding sequence ATGTCGGAAGTGTTGGACGATGGATTGCCGGAGTCCTCTCCGGACACTCCGTCCTCTCGTCTGCCGGGCTTCCATCGCCGCGGCGTGGACGAGCGATGGCGGGAGCTGGCGCGGCGGGGACATGTCTCACTGGAAGAGCTGCGCGTCTTGCGCGGGTGGGAGGCTTCTTCCTTCGATGTCGTGAACCAGATGATCGAAAACGCGGTGGGGGTGTTCTCCCTACCGCTGGGGTTGGGGCTGAACCTCACCGTCAACGGGCGCGACCATGTGGTGCCCATGGCGGTGGAGGAGCCCTCGGTGGTCGCGGCGGTGTCGTTCGCGGCCAAGGTGGTGCGCCAGGCGGGTGGCTTCACCGCCGAGGCGGATGACTCCACCATGATTGCCCAGGTGCAGCTCACCCGGTACGGCTCGGCCGAGGTGGCGCGCTCGCGGGTGCTGGCGGCGCGCGAGCCCTTGCTCGCCCTGGCCAACAGCTTCCATCCCTCGTTGCAGCGACGGGGCGGCGGCGCGCGCGACGTGCAGGTGCGCATCCTGCCCGCTCCCGAGGGGCCGCAGGGCGAGCCGCTCTTCATCGTGCACCTGCTGGTGGACACCCAGGAGGCCATGGGCGCCAACCTCATCAACACCATGGCCGAGGGCGTGGCGCCGCTCATCGAGCAGCTCACCGGCGGGCGCGTCTTCGTGCGCATCCTGTCGAACCTCGCGGATCAACGGCTGGCGCGCGCCTCGTGCCGGATTCCCTTGGAGGCGCTGGCGGACTTCGACCTGCCCGGCGAGGCCATCGCCGAGGGCATCCTCCAAGCGAGCCGCTTCGCCGAGGCAGACCCCTACCGCGCGGCCACGCACAACAAGGGCGTGATGAACGGCATCGACGCGGTGGCCATCGCCACGGGGCAGGACTGGCGGGCCATCGAGGCGGGCGCGCATGCGTATGCCTGCCGGATGGGGCGCTACGGGCCGCTGTCTCGCTGGACGCTGGAGCAAGGCCACCTGGTGGGGCGCATCGAGCTGCCGCTGGCGCTGGGCCTGGTGGGCGGTCCCATCCGCATCCACCCCGGCGCGCAGCTCGGGCTCAAGTTGCTGCGTGTGTCGTCGGTGCGCGAGCTGGCCATGGTGTTCGCGTCGGTGGGGCTGGCGCAGAACTTCGCGGCGGTGCGCGCGCTGGGCTCGGTGGGAATCCAGAAGGGCCACATGGCGCTGCACGCGCGCTGCGTCGCCGTCACGGCGGGCGCTCGAGGTCCGGACGTGGAGAAGGTGGCGCGGCTGCTCGTGGAGCGCGGCAGCGTGAAGGTGGACACCGCGCGCGAGATCCTCGCCTCGTTCCCGGAACTCGCCGCGCCATGA
- a CDS encoding MMPL family transporter, with protein sequence MEPAGDAPSAFTWLADAVHRHGRWVLVGSGVLLALAVWVLALGGHLTTGTIDGVESARAEALARGAAAGSNDQTLAVIFHRDDWRADAAPFQGAVSQVLARVEKLPEVESVVSPVGAPEAYRARFVAGTGHDVLALVRLKGGEREATAAFPTVSAALQDPRLRTTITGKVAFLDALNALLAHDLLRAELISFPLALVVLLWVFRSVVAAALPLVVGGLAVLCGVAGVLLLSRVTNMAQYTLNVVSLIGLGVAIDYSLFIVSRFRAELGAGRSTEQALARTLDTAGRAVAFSGLAVTVGLGGLLFFRGSYLSAMGLGGALVVAFAVLFALTALPALLSWLGPRVDLGRLPFVNRVGRGGGWHALATWVMRHPWWVLLPTLVLLLAMGLPFRRLQLAATDITALPEDTPARQGAATLARLFPREAATRVLVVVEFPSGNPFTPARASALYDASRRIAALPGVLGVESAVDLAPGMDRSRLEQMAAAPPEALPPALRAARNAYLSGHAAVMQVLTSAAPTSPEARALVRTLREERTVGDGHLLVGGQTAMDVDATAFVRHHTPAAVAFVMGMTCVVLFILLRSVVLPLKALLMNLLSLCGSFGALVWIFQEGHLQHLLRFEPGPIEPSLPILLFCALFGLSMDYEVLLLSRIREEWLRTGDNTHAVAEGLERTGGLITSAAAIMVAVFAAFSLATVVVVKAMGVGMAIAVALDATLVRVLIVPSMMRLMGDFNWWGPGHSGRPGARDSGTRG encoded by the coding sequence ATGGAGCCGGCGGGAGACGCGCCGTCTGCATTCACCTGGCTGGCCGACGCCGTTCATCGGCACGGCCGCTGGGTGCTCGTGGGCAGCGGCGTGCTCCTCGCCCTGGCGGTCTGGGTGCTGGCTCTGGGGGGGCATCTCACCACCGGCACCATCGACGGCGTCGAGTCCGCGCGGGCCGAGGCGCTCGCTCGGGGCGCCGCCGCGGGCTCGAATGATCAGACGCTGGCGGTCATCTTCCACCGCGACGACTGGCGCGCGGACGCAGCGCCGTTCCAGGGCGCGGTGTCCCAGGTGCTCGCGCGCGTGGAGAAGCTGCCGGAGGTGGAGTCGGTGGTGTCTCCCGTGGGTGCGCCCGAGGCCTATCGCGCGCGCTTCGTGGCAGGCACCGGTCACGACGTGCTCGCGCTGGTGCGATTGAAGGGCGGTGAGCGCGAGGCCACCGCCGCGTTCCCCACGGTGAGCGCCGCGCTCCAGGACCCACGCCTGAGGACCACTATCACCGGCAAGGTGGCTTTCCTCGATGCGCTCAATGCGCTGCTGGCCCACGACCTCCTGCGCGCCGAACTCATCTCCTTCCCGCTGGCGCTGGTGGTGCTGCTCTGGGTCTTCCGCTCCGTCGTGGCCGCCGCGCTGCCGCTGGTGGTGGGCGGACTGGCGGTGCTCTGCGGCGTGGCGGGCGTGCTGCTCCTGTCGCGCGTCACGAACATGGCGCAGTACACGCTCAACGTCGTGTCGCTCATCGGCCTGGGCGTGGCCATCGACTACTCGCTGTTCATCGTCAGCCGCTTCCGCGCGGAGCTGGGCGCGGGGCGCTCGACGGAGCAGGCCCTGGCGCGCACGCTGGACACGGCGGGCCGAGCGGTCGCGTTCTCCGGACTGGCCGTCACGGTGGGGCTGGGCGGGCTCTTGTTCTTCCGAGGCTCGTACCTGAGCGCCATGGGGCTGGGCGGCGCGCTGGTGGTGGCCTTCGCGGTGTTGTTCGCGCTCACCGCGCTGCCCGCGCTGCTGTCGTGGCTGGGGCCTCGGGTGGACCTGGGCCGACTGCCCTTCGTGAACCGCGTGGGGCGGGGCGGAGGCTGGCACGCGCTGGCCACCTGGGTGATGCGTCATCCGTGGTGGGTGCTCCTGCCCACGCTCGTGCTGCTGCTGGCCATGGGGCTGCCGTTCCGGCGCTTGCAGCTGGCGGCCACGGACATCACCGCGCTGCCCGAGGACACGCCCGCGCGCCAGGGCGCGGCGACGCTGGCCCGGCTGTTTCCTCGCGAGGCCGCGACCCGCGTGCTGGTGGTGGTGGAGTTCCCGTCGGGGAACCCCTTCACGCCCGCGCGGGCCAGCGCGCTGTACGACGCGAGCCGACGCATCGCCGCGTTGCCAGGGGTGTTGGGCGTGGAGAGCGCGGTGGACCTCGCGCCGGGGATGGATCGCTCACGGCTGGAGCAGATGGCCGCCGCGCCGCCGGAGGCCCTGCCGCCAGCGCTGCGCGCCGCGCGCAACGCCTACTTGAGTGGCCACGCGGCGGTGATGCAGGTGCTGACGTCCGCTGCGCCCACCAGCCCCGAGGCGCGGGCGTTGGTGCGCACGCTGCGCGAGGAGCGCACGGTGGGCGACGGGCACTTGCTGGTGGGAGGCCAGACGGCCATGGACGTGGACGCGACGGCCTTCGTGCGTCACCACACGCCCGCGGCCGTGGCCTTCGTGATGGGGATGACGTGCGTGGTCCTCTTCATCCTCCTGCGCTCGGTGGTGCTGCCCTTGAAGGCGCTCTTGATGAACCTGCTGTCGTTGTGCGGCTCGTTCGGCGCGCTGGTGTGGATATTCCAGGAGGGACACCTCCAGCACCTGCTGCGCTTCGAGCCCGGACCCATCGAGCCCTCGTTGCCCATCCTGTTGTTCTGCGCGCTGTTCGGCTTGTCGATGGACTACGAGGTGTTGCTGCTCAGCCGCATCCGCGAGGAGTGGCTGCGCACGGGCGACAACACCCACGCGGTGGCCGAGGGCCTGGAGCGCACGGGTGGGCTCATCACCAGCGCGGCGGCCATCATGGTCGCGGTGTTCGCGGCCTTCTCGCTGGCGACGGTGGTGGTGGTGAAGGCGATGGGCGTGGGCATGGCCATCGCGGTGGCGCTGGATGCCACGCTGGTGCGGGTGCTCATCGTCCCGTCGATGATGCGGCTGATGGGCGACTTCAACTGGTGGGGGCCCGGCCATTCAGGGCGGCCGGGGGCGCGGGACTCGGGGACCAGGGGGTGA
- a CDS encoding glycosyltransferase has product MRARDIVWGLAGAAALGVLLHGHRGLMAGLRRRPALSAKPFEPPSVTIIRPIRGLDVEAPENVRALLDLDYPGEWEVLFVFDSEADPAFAPTREALRSHPTRARRVEVIVAGEPPEGLTGKLNAMQVGMARARGTLVAFSDSDTRPAPNVLTALVGALLEDERTGATFAPVYAASEEPLAGDVGYGLLVNAWYGASVACASGPDGALPFIMGQMMVFRREALDAIGGVGSAAGQFVDDMYLGRRLHEAGWKNRVVHAPLRIVTGRLGLRAFLRIFRRWILFSQSGLPWSFARPNWARGVSVWLAWGSLAVAMSRRAWSMAALATLPIGFSVWSQVRLQRACHGPPVAPRHLWVPAVLPLLGAGVALSARLSREVDWRGRGYRLDANARLGTTRPALASQ; this is encoded by the coding sequence GTGAGAGCGCGCGACATCGTGTGGGGGCTGGCGGGAGCGGCGGCGCTGGGCGTGCTGCTGCACGGGCATCGGGGATTGATGGCGGGCCTGCGCAGGCGCCCGGCCCTCTCCGCGAAGCCGTTCGAGCCGCCGTCGGTGACCATCATCCGCCCCATCCGAGGCCTGGATGTGGAGGCGCCCGAGAACGTGCGGGCGCTGCTCGACCTGGACTATCCCGGTGAGTGGGAGGTGCTCTTCGTCTTCGACAGCGAGGCCGACCCGGCGTTCGCGCCGACGCGCGAGGCGCTGCGCTCCCATCCCACGCGCGCGCGGCGCGTGGAAGTCATCGTCGCGGGCGAGCCACCCGAAGGACTGACGGGCAAGCTCAACGCGATGCAGGTGGGCATGGCTCGCGCACGAGGCACGCTCGTGGCGTTCAGCGACTCGGACACCCGTCCGGCTCCCAACGTGCTCACCGCGCTGGTGGGCGCGCTGCTGGAGGACGAGCGCACGGGCGCCACGTTCGCGCCCGTGTACGCGGCATCCGAGGAGCCGCTGGCGGGAGACGTGGGCTACGGGCTGTTGGTGAACGCGTGGTACGGCGCGTCCGTGGCGTGTGCCTCGGGACCGGACGGCGCGCTGCCCTTCATCATGGGCCAGATGATGGTGTTCCGCCGCGAGGCGCTGGATGCCATTGGCGGCGTGGGCAGCGCCGCGGGCCAGTTCGTGGACGACATGTACCTGGGGCGCCGCCTGCATGAGGCGGGTTGGAAGAACCGCGTCGTGCATGCGCCGCTGCGCATCGTCACGGGGCGACTGGGGCTGCGCGCGTTCCTGCGCATCTTCCGTCGGTGGATCCTCTTCTCGCAGAGCGGCCTGCCCTGGTCCTTCGCCCGGCCCAACTGGGCGCGGGGGGTCTCGGTGTGGCTCGCATGGGGGAGCCTGGCCGTGGCGATGTCGCGGCGCGCCTGGAGCATGGCGGCGCTGGCGACGCTGCCCATCGGCTTCTCCGTGTGGAGCCAGGTGCGGTTGCAGCGCGCGTGTCATGGGCCGCCGGTGGCGCCTCGCCACCTGTGGGTGCCCGCGGTGCTGCCGCTCCTGGGCGCGGGCGTGGCGCTGTCCGCGCGGCTGTCGCGCGAGGTGGACTGGCGCGGACGCGGTTATCGGTTGGACGCGAACGCGCGGCTGGGCACCACGCGCCCCGCCTTGGCCAGCCAATAG
- a CDS encoding FAD-dependent monooxygenase: protein MRDVDAVIAGGGPAGCAAAAAMAGLGMSVMLVDAGVDRHKQLAGELLHPSGVADLRALHFDAVVDRWTSQPVRGFAVRFHAPRHTVLLPYGRGVTGVSLEHASLTVPLLESVASRPGVTLIPKARVTAVERNDAKGVHVRFIQDGTEHTVRARLLVAADGRASPVRRMLGIPERLHRISTMLGVTVDSDSLPHPGYGHIFVGGPMHALAYAIQPGVARVMVDLPLGSNASTLQARPELLGALPLELRAEVLRALETPPAPRLASNDARLSGTVRVGSAVLVGDAAACCHPLTASGMASCFRDARALQDALRRHRTDIPLALEEYARARRPAQRTRVALASALYDAFAGQDEGMRALRRGLVRYWEHSPSGARTSMSLLAAEEPRMHVMAREYLCVVGHALTSLASPRQRTVPLRSAAPLLRSAGPPLKTAMESAVEQMEAWWHRCVQRPVYWLAKAGRVVPSRAFASNR, encoded by the coding sequence ATGCGGGACGTCGATGCGGTGATTGCCGGTGGCGGACCCGCGGGCTGCGCGGCGGCTGCGGCAATGGCGGGGCTGGGGATGTCCGTCATGTTGGTGGACGCGGGCGTGGACCGCCACAAACAACTTGCGGGAGAGCTGCTGCACCCCTCCGGCGTGGCGGATCTGCGCGCGTTGCACTTCGACGCGGTGGTGGATCGCTGGACGTCCCAGCCCGTGCGAGGCTTCGCCGTGCGCTTCCACGCACCGCGGCATACCGTCCTGCTGCCCTACGGACGCGGCGTCACGGGCGTGTCGCTCGAGCATGCCTCGCTCACCGTGCCGCTGCTGGAGTCGGTGGCCTCGCGCCCCGGCGTCACATTGATTCCCAAGGCGCGCGTCACGGCGGTGGAGCGCAATGACGCGAAGGGCGTCCACGTGCGCTTCATCCAAGACGGCACCGAGCACACGGTCCGCGCCCGGCTCCTGGTGGCCGCGGACGGCCGAGCCTCGCCCGTGCGGCGCATGCTCGGCATCCCCGAGCGCCTGCACCGCATCTCCACCATGCTCGGCGTCACCGTGGACAGCGACAGCCTGCCCCACCCTGGCTACGGGCACATCTTCGTAGGGGGCCCGATGCACGCGCTGGCCTACGCCATCCAGCCCGGCGTGGCGCGCGTGATGGTGGACCTGCCCCTGGGCAGCAACGCGAGCACCCTCCAGGCTCGGCCCGAGCTGCTCGGCGCCCTCCCCTTGGAGCTGCGCGCCGAGGTCCTGCGTGCCTTGGAGACCCCCCCCGCGCCCCGGCTGGCCTCGAATGATGCTCGGCTCTCCGGCACCGTGAGGGTGGGCAGCGCCGTGCTCGTCGGAGACGCCGCCGCATGCTGTCATCCCCTCACCGCCAGCGGCATGGCCTCGTGCTTCCGCGATGCCCGCGCGCTCCAGGACGCCCTGCGGCGGCATCGGACGGACATCCCGCTCGCGCTGGAGGAGTACGCCCGCGCGCGACGCCCCGCGCAGCGCACCCGCGTGGCGCTCGCGTCCGCGCTCTATGACGCCTTCGCCGGCCAGGATGAGGGCATGCGCGCCCTGCGTCGCGGGCTCGTGCGCTATTGGGAGCACAGCCCCAGCGGCGCACGAACCTCCATGTCGCTGCTCGCCGCCGAGGAGCCCCGCATGCATGTCATGGCCCGCGAGTACCTCTGCGTGGTGGGCCATGCGCTCACGAGCCTGGCCTCGCCCCGGCAGCGGACCGTGCCGCTGCGCTCGGCCGCGCCGCTGTTGCGCTCGGCCGGTCCGCCGTTGAAGACCGCCATGGAGAGCGCGGTGGAGCAGATGGAAGCGTGGTGGCATCGCTGCGTCCAACGTCCTGTCTATTGGCTGGCCAAGGCGGGGCGCGTGGTGCCCAGCCGCGCGTTCGCGTCCAACCGATAA
- a CDS encoding squalene/phytoene synthase family protein, whose translation MTVPGESFCRTQLPRVSRTFALNIPLLPEPLDLAVTVAYLLCRIADTLEDEAPGALQGELLTALAELVTLRPGWEGRARSFVQRAGPSLRGETPSAEAELVAGTPTVLEALASLPTWVQPHIARCVRTMTDGMVQMQREHGSAGRIRGLPDLEATFRYCYYVAGVVGEMLTELFIDYSPRVAPHASTLIPRAPAFGRALQLTNILKDVREDLDRGYCWLPRDRMAAHGLEPTTLTQPGNRARAVAMMEELVAVARRELDAAMEYSLALPVEEPGLRLFCLYPLFFAALTLNALDGNPAVFDPAPVKISRDAVRAVMLLTQERVGSDGALRALYGDCSRTSHGEGEEAVR comes from the coding sequence ATGACTGTTCCCGGAGAGTCGTTTTGCCGCACGCAACTGCCCCGGGTGTCCCGCACCTTCGCGCTCAACATCCCCTTGCTCCCCGAGCCGCTCGACCTGGCCGTGACGGTGGCCTACTTGCTGTGCCGCATCGCGGACACGCTGGAGGACGAGGCCCCTGGGGCGCTGCAGGGTGAGCTGCTCACGGCGTTGGCGGAGCTGGTGACCCTGCGGCCGGGCTGGGAAGGCCGTGCCCGCTCCTTCGTCCAGCGAGCGGGGCCCTCCTTGAGGGGCGAGACGCCGAGCGCGGAGGCGGAGCTGGTCGCCGGCACGCCCACGGTGCTGGAGGCCCTGGCCTCGCTTCCCACGTGGGTCCAACCGCATATCGCGCGGTGCGTGCGCACCATGACCGACGGCATGGTGCAGATGCAGCGCGAGCACGGCAGCGCGGGGCGCATCCGCGGGCTGCCAGACCTCGAGGCGACGTTCAGGTACTGCTACTACGTGGCGGGCGTGGTGGGGGAGATGTTGACGGAGCTCTTCATCGACTACTCGCCCCGCGTCGCGCCGCACGCGTCCACGCTCATCCCGCGCGCTCCCGCGTTCGGTCGCGCGCTGCAGCTCACCAACATCCTCAAGGACGTGCGCGAGGACCTGGACCGGGGCTACTGCTGGTTGCCGCGGGACCGGATGGCCGCGCACGGCCTGGAGCCCACCACGCTCACGCAGCCTGGCAACCGCGCGCGGGCGGTGGCGATGATGGAGGAGCTGGTGGCGGTGGCGCGGCGCGAGCTGGACGCCGCGATGGAGTACTCGCTGGCGCTGCCGGTGGAGGAGCCGGGCCTGCGGCTGTTCTGCCTCTATCCGCTCTTCTTCGCGGCGCTGACGCTCAACGCGCTGGATGGCAACCCCGCGGTGTTCGACCCGGCGCCGGTGAAGATCAGCCGGGACGCGGTGCGCGCGGTGATGCTGCTCACGCAGGAGCGCGTGGGCTCGGACGGCGCGCTGCGGGCGCTGTACGGGGACTGCTCGCGGACGTCGCATGGGGAGGGGGAGGAGGCAGTGCGGTGA
- a CDS encoding 2,3-oxidosqualene cyclase, translated as MLADVAWGGGGGSAVTRRARDVLARTQEADGSWKGDYGGPLFLGPVYVAALYLMGRAPEPDIREGMLTHGRIHQNADGGWGLDVESPSLVFTTALNYVAARLLGVPAEDPALVRARAWLHAQGGPLGSGSWGKFILALLGLYDYEGLAPVPPELWLLPRVLPFHPSRLWCHCRMVYLPMGWLYGHRARAPETPLLAELRRELYPEPYETVDWKAARERVAPSDAYTPRTFWLRAVNRALGVYERVHSKRLRARALEESLAQMRGEDEATHYICIGPINKVLHAAVWHLARPGGPEVQAHLERLPDYLQRSEDGVKVNGYNSSQLWDTAFAVQGLVASGQAASARETLARAADFLESQQVLEDSPQAARFHRHPSRGGWPFSTRAHGWPISDCTAEGVKACLLLEPLGLNRVSRERLGHAVEFILSLQNRDGGWATYEPQRGPRWLERLNPSDVFAGIMVDTSYVECTSACVQALVAWRRVTPGAPVERAIARGVDFLRRSQRADGSWEGSWGVCFSYGTWFGVTGLVAAGVPQEDPALRRASAFLRARQRTDGAWSETIQSCRERRWVEGAAGHAVTTSWALLSLVATGDGASESVRRGVAWLRGWQGADGRWPREPLAGVFNRTCAIHYDAYLRIFPLWALALADPQGGAAS; from the coding sequence CTGCTCGCGGACGTCGCATGGGGAGGGGGAGGAGGCAGTGCGGTGACGCGGCGGGCGCGCGACGTGCTCGCCCGGACCCAGGAGGCGGATGGCTCCTGGAAGGGCGACTACGGCGGCCCGCTGTTCCTGGGGCCGGTGTACGTGGCGGCGCTGTACCTGATGGGCCGCGCGCCGGAGCCGGACATCCGTGAGGGGATGCTCACGCATGGGCGGATCCACCAGAACGCGGATGGCGGCTGGGGCCTGGATGTGGAGTCGCCCAGCCTCGTCTTCACCACGGCGCTCAACTACGTGGCGGCGCGGCTGTTGGGTGTGCCCGCGGAGGACCCGGCGCTCGTGCGCGCGCGGGCGTGGCTGCATGCCCAAGGGGGGCCGCTGGGCAGCGGGTCGTGGGGAAAGTTCATCCTCGCGCTGCTGGGGCTCTACGACTACGAGGGCCTGGCGCCCGTCCCGCCCGAGCTGTGGCTCCTGCCGCGCGTGCTCCCGTTCCATCCCTCGCGGCTGTGGTGCCACTGCCGCATGGTGTACCTGCCCATGGGGTGGCTCTACGGGCATCGGGCGCGGGCGCCGGAGACGCCGCTGCTCGCCGAGCTGCGCCGCGAGCTGTACCCCGAGCCCTACGAGACCGTGGATTGGAAGGCGGCGCGAGAGCGGGTGGCGCCTTCGGACGCGTACACGCCTCGCACCTTCTGGCTGCGCGCGGTGAACCGCGCGCTGGGCGTCTATGAGCGCGTGCACTCGAAGCGGCTGCGCGCGCGGGCGTTGGAGGAGTCGCTCGCGCAGATGCGCGGCGAGGACGAGGCCACGCACTACATCTGCATCGGGCCCATCAACAAGGTGCTCCACGCGGCGGTGTGGCACCTGGCGCGGCCCGGGGGACCGGAGGTCCAAGCCCACCTGGAGCGCCTGCCGGACTACCTCCAGCGCTCCGAGGATGGCGTGAAGGTCAACGGCTACAACTCCTCGCAGCTCTGGGACACCGCCTTCGCAGTGCAGGGGCTGGTGGCGTCAGGGCAAGCAGCGTCCGCGCGCGAGACGCTGGCGCGCGCGGCGGACTTCCTGGAGTCGCAGCAAGTCCTCGAGGACTCGCCTCAGGCGGCGCGCTTCCACCGCCACCCCAGTCGAGGCGGCTGGCCCTTCAGCACGCGCGCGCACGGCTGGCCCATCAGCGACTGCACGGCGGAGGGCGTGAAGGCGTGCCTCCTGCTGGAGCCGCTGGGGCTCAACCGCGTGTCGCGCGAGCGGCTGGGGCACGCGGTGGAGTTCATCCTCTCGCTGCAGAACCGGGACGGCGGCTGGGCCACGTATGAGCCACAGCGCGGGCCGCGTTGGTTGGAGCGCCTCAATCCCTCGGACGTGTTCGCCGGCATCATGGTGGACACCAGCTATGTCGAGTGCACCTCGGCCTGTGTGCAGGCGTTGGTGGCGTGGCGACGGGTGACGCCCGGCGCTCCGGTGGAGCGGGCCATCGCGCGAGGCGTGGACTTCTTGCGCCGGAGCCAGCGTGCGGATGGGAGCTGGGAGGGCTCGTGGGGCGTGTGCTTCAGCTACGGCACGTGGTTCGGAGTCACGGGGCTGGTGGCCGCGGGAGTTCCCCAGGAGGATCCCGCGCTGCGGCGCGCCTCGGCCTTCTTGCGTGCGCGTCAGCGGACCGACGGCGCATGGAGCGAGACCATCCAAAGCTGCCGTGAGCGGCGCTGGGTGGAGGGGGCCGCGGGCCACGCGGTGACGACGTCGTGGGCGCTGCTGTCGCTCGTGGCCACCGGGGACGGCGCCTCCGAGTCCGTGCGGCGCGGCGTGGCGTGGCTGCGAGGCTGGCAGGGCGCCGACGGTCGCTGGCCGCGCGAGCCGCTCGCGGGCGTGTTCAACCGCACGTGTGCCATCCACTACGACGCGTATCTGCGCATCTTCCCGTTGTGGGCGCTGGCGCTCGCGGACCCTCAGGGGGGCGCGGCTTCCTGA